TTCACAATTTCTTTGCTAAAAAACAGTTGAACTGATTTGTAATCTAGACTCTTTTCACTCATTTGTGTGTTGGATTGTTAGGTGCAGTTGGCATTCCAATGATAGGCATAGATGTGCCTGGAGTACAAATCATTTTACGGATTAGCTAATGTAGAAATGAGATTCTTATCAGTTCAATAGTATCAACGTTGGATGGCGATGTCATTTTCATGTTTCCGTAGGAAGCATCCCTCGCAGAGTGATAATGTTGTTATTGTGATTGGCCGTCCTTTGGGGAAATTGAATTCATCGAAGGTGCCTCTGAAGCATTTGATATAAGCGTGGCTTTACATTGTTCGTTTGGCTCGATCCTTGGCTGTTGTACACTCTGCTAACATTATGCTTCTAGGAGGAGCTTCATTTGGTATGATGTCTTAGAACTTGTATTACGGTAATGTGGGAAATCTACCGACACGCTACCAAAACGCTAAGCTACCGAAATGCTAGTGTTTTGGTGGCACGTTGGTTGCATTTCAGGAAGGATATATTGATGGTATAGTGTGTTGGTGACAATTTGAAGACCCGATGAGGAACTTCATGACCAAAATGTGGCAGGTGAAATCAGTGGCTTGTTCTTTACTTGAAAACTCCCTTAACCTTTCTAATGAGCCGCGTATCAAATTCAATTCTCCTGGCCAATATTTGAGGTAAAATAAAAGGAGGAAGTTCATTCCTATTCATCGACCTGTTTCAATTTGTGTGATATCAAGATTCTTGTATGAGGTCTCTGAATGTCAATATTAATGTCAATATTCTAAAGTTATCTGCTGAATTCAGACTAACGGACTGTGTTGTAGATGACAAAGATCAATTTTTGATGAAGGATTCGTGGCATGCCAGAATTGAGCTGATCAAAAATCCATGATGGTATTTGGTGACTTTGATGTCATTTTATCTTAGGAGAAAGAGATGAGTGCATGAATATTTGGATCATCAACCATTTTTGTATGAGACAAAAGTTTGAATGACAAAATTAGTACAGCTTATCTTCGTGGGGAGAATAAATCGTCTTTTGATTTGGTAAACTTCAGTCTTCATCCTACATCATCTCTCTCTTTTTCAGTGGTTCATCCAAGATAGACACTGGGCAATCTGTGTTTGACAGGCAGTTGGGCAGGGTAAgtgaagttcaaaattctgaaacatttccaaAGTCAACAAAGTTTTAGGACAGATGATAATCCAGTAGTcatggtctgggtaccggggtggtcgtgttaccaggggccttgtaatggtaattagagaggaaaccattcaggACCAGCGATTCTTGGTCTCCATAGCGTGGTGGTCACGTTACCGGGGTGGTTgtcgaccggggttccactgtacaaacATTTCCAGTCTTCTACTGGCACTGCACCTTGAAGAGTGCTAATAAACGGGGCCATGTAACCTAGTCTTCTTTCGATGAACTCAATCCAATAATCCCTTCTCATCTTCTTATTCATTGATTGCTTATTGAACTGATCACCGCAACTCGATTTACGTCCTGTGTACATACGACGTTGGCAAGACAGGGGTACATGCTTGTCAAAGATTGCTTTTAAGAGCCATTTAGGTTCATGTGTTGATGGATCGACTCACTCTTATGTTTTCCCTCAACGTTCTgtttattgatgatgatgatgatgataaaacgatgttgttgatgatggtgatgaatgaatgatcatcatcattatgaaaTCGGAGCCTAATGGGGATGATAATGAAATCAAACAGTAGCCATGGTCACCACTTGATGGCAACAGTAACTGCTCAAGTTGTCACTTTGACCATTGCAAAACTAAGAGTTGCCTCCATGAcctacactccagacgcagtccCTCACCATGAGGAGATCTAATTAGGGTGACACAATGGACTACCCCGGGAGTCTATGATGACCAAGAGTAAGCAGCGCCGGAGCCGGTTAAGGAGTAACGGTTAACGGTTCAGACCCACACTCACATTTGTTCTCCACTCTCTACACATAAAATCAGTGGTTAGGCAATTATCATTTGGAGATTGAGTGAGAATCCCTAAGGCagaaaattgattggaaacatgTCATTTCAAATGACCTGATCTTGATGGACGCGCTCTGTTTGCTTCAGGATTCTTGATGATGCCAAGTCGGTGCACAGGTACTTGCTGTTAGAATTATTCATAACCACTTAGGGAAGGATTGCCTGCAAGAAAGATTAAGAACAAGAAGAGCCGAATCAGTCGGGTGTTGTACTAGCTAGGCAAATGTCAACGGAGGGGGCCAAGTTGTCTCATCCCCCTTGTCACTTCCTCGGAGatgattgaaaacatttgttatCATTTCTGTCAAAATTGTTGGCAAGGTTCTGTTAAAGATAAATTGTAAATAATTTTTTGGGCTTTCAGTTAAGGAGCAAGACGGTATCGAGAGATTCATTCAGTAATTTCCCTGACTTGGTATGCTCAAGAGAGGACCTACCTCACCCAAGCAAACTCAGGTAAGGACTTCGAGGATAAATTAAAATTGATTGATCCTCTTGGCACACAACAGATAAAATATCAAGCTGCTGACAAGACCTGGTGTCTTGTATACCAGTATAAATAGAAAGTATCAGAGCCAAAACAAGTTGCAGACTACACCTTCACAGCTGGGCACTTGTATTGTTGTTGCATCACAtctgtcttcttcttcctctgcagatcaggtaaaaaaggttgTCAACGGAAAGAAAGGACAAGTGATGATAGCAAGGTATCCAGTCACCTCAGTCAGATGAAGAAGAGACTGAATTCATGGTAAGATTAGCGGTGGGCTAGGCAGTGGTAGGAAGAGGATGAATTGATTTTAAAACACAGAAGTTGGTTGATCAACTTTTAGTGGGTCAGCGGATGATTTTGGGAATGACTGCCCTCAATAAGGGTGTGTGCCGATAAAGTATTCCTAAGTTTCATGTATAGTGAAAGAGAATGACCTCAGGAGCGGACCTGAGGCTCAATTCTACATGAACAGGCGACATCAAGTAGTCAACAGGTCTGATTGCTTCTTTTTTTACTTTATTTCAGGGAGGATACTCCTGGTGTACTCCAGTTAATGAAAGATAGAAGAAAGAAGGCAAAGCTAGACAATGTTCAAGACCAGGTCACAAAAAACACAATCCCGACACCTGGGATTTCGGGCATTCCCCCTCAGTTCTACCAGCCAGTATTACGGCGTGGCAACCCAGAGCAGGAAACTTTGCCACAACCAGCTGATGGAGGGCAACAGTTTGTGAGTATGCTTACTTATTAGTTGGGGAGTTGATTTAATTGTTAGGTTATCAGATGGTGTGCCTCCTGAAATGTTTCCCGCACTGCAATTGTTTGATGACAGAATATAGTGCATTGCTGGAGAAAgcaatcacctgaaattgaTATTTATTGGGGaatcttttgttttattttcctAGGTGATGGAATTTCAAACCTTGTATGAAAACTTTTGTAGAAATGAACACTGGTCCATGCAATGGATTCTGCTTATCTATCAAAGGTGTAGAAAATAAGGGGATTACATCAGTCTCTGTTTAGAAGAAACAAGCCATGAATGCTTGGTGTTTTTTCAGGTTTCGAGGCTGAGTTGGCAAGACCCCATTGGCAAAGTACTTAGTCTAGCGGACTTGGGCTCGATGTCTGCCTTGATGCTGCCTCATCCTAATAAACTGAGGTATGAAAATAACGAGTAAGTACAAGAAGGAATTGAATAAAAAAGATTAAGCTAAAGTTTTTAGCACAGTGTATTATAGCCCCATTAACTACATTCCTGTTACATCATCTATCTCCCGCACATGTACCAATTACCTCCGAAGAAATTGGAAATTCAAATTAGTGCAATCAAAGGAATCTTGCTAATTACATTAGCTGAACATGTGTGTCTGGAATGGGTAGCTTTCATTTGAACAGATTTCCAATCATGTTGAATTCCCCATCTTCTGTGGTTTAAGAGTTAACTTGATCAGTCCATTTTATATTCCAaatgtaattttgatgaattaTCAGTAAtcacattttgatatgataaCCATTTTTAAGAGTGATTGGTTCAATCATTTCATCGATAATGATGGCTGGTCTTGATCAATAGACTGAATAGAAGTAACAATATGAAActtttaaattatttttaatGCGCAAAGTTCAGATTTCTTAAAGCTTTCACCTTCCACCCAGTTAGCTTCCTCAGTATTGTCTCAAATCAATTATATGATGGAATGGAATGTGTTAGTGAAAGGGTTTCAGAGGTTTAACGCTCTTGAGGCACAATGGTGGTTAAAGGGTCCTTGAAAGCAGGTAGCCTTCAGTATACTCAGGGGACTGAGATCCCAAATACTGTGAGTGGTATTAGGCTACCACTTGTCCCTGGAGCATATTTGGTGAGATTACGGAATGGAGAACATTATGGAAGACATCGTGCTTTcaatgaaaatctgaaaaatgctGTTATTGGTTATCGCACAAAACACCGCTTGGGTGGATCTCTGTTTCCCCCAAAACCTCAGTGGCATGCCTCAGTTTTGGTGTACCGGTATGTTTTAGCTCCACCTTCCCAGTATTTCGTGAGACAACCAGTTTGGTTTCAGGTCCTGAAGCCAAAAACATAAGTATAATGAGACTTGGAGCCCCCTCCATTGCGTCTTGTATTTCAAAACATGATGACTTTGCATTCAGTTGGGCTATATCTACACTTAGCATGTCTGTTGACCATGCTAAGAATCTGACCAACTCGTTAACCTGTCTAAAATTAGAAGCATCAATGGAGAATCTCCTGCTCTCAAAGGAGCACTTAGCTCCTACACTTGGCGATCAATATATATTAGCTTCATTAAGATCATATTGAAAATATAATGGCACAAATTGGTGAAAGCGAACATACCGGAAGAAATGTTCTATTCCTTAACTGGGAGTTACCTGAGAAATCTAAAGgattttctttaaaaacaaCAAGGCAGACTTTCTTCATAATGAAAATCTTGCCTCGCAGGCAATCTTTATCGAGGAAAGATGGAGCTTTGGAGGGCCTTGCTGGGAAATGCCATTTTCACTGGTGTCATTTTTTCTTGTGGATGTAAAAAGTGCGACCACCATTATAATTTTTCTTTCTTCCCTCAGTAAAATTTAGGCCTGACCTTTTTACCCTTGCCCAAATTTTAGGGGAGGCATTTGCCTTCTGGCAGAAACCGTGCCCACCTGATTCTTATTCAGTCTTTATCCCCTTCAGAGACAGAACGAAAGCTGAAAAGCCACACAGACTGAAAGCAAAGCAGGAGGACCGAGTTCATGATCACATAGCTCAACTCAAGCGCAAGTTAATTCTTGGGTGAGTATATATAGTGTTGAAGCATGACTTACCGTCAGTTAACATCAATCCTTAAGTCTCCTTTAAAACGCACAACGACAGTAGATCAGCATGGTGTTGAGGGACATGCTGTGTCATATGCAGAGATTTTACTGCTTTTAAGTTATTGTTATCCGAGTTTTGCATTGCAGAGAGGTTATCTCCATACTGCTTATATTTACTACAACCAGCTGGTCAAAATGAGGATAGTTTTACTCATGATTTTATCCACGAGTGATTTTCTTTACCCGACAGTGAAAACCTGCCTGCTGCCGAGTTTATGAAGGAAATGCTACCAGTGATGTCACAGAACCCACCAAGCCCTACTGAGGGAGCTCCAGCCCCAGACTTGCCAACCCTGTTCTCTCCCTATCGCCCAGAACCTTCAACAAGCCAGAGCAGGTTGCCACCCTCAAATCTGTGGTTGTGTCCACAGATAGACCAAGGTAACCCAGGGACTTTTGATCTGTATAAGGAGAATATGCAGCCGGAGAGATGGTATCCTAGTGCTGGACCTTCTGTGTCTTTGGCAGCCCCCGTGAAAGAATCACCACAACAGgtatgaaagaaatttgaaacgGGGACCACGTGGTTCAATTGGTGGTCTCCAGGTGACTATGgtaatattgggtgatatgaataaagactagcaaatgcttttatctaaaactccatgtacatttacaccagacctttctgtacaaaattgaagtaaaagcatttgctagactttattcatatcagccttTGACAGTTGGGAATTGGATCTTGTTCGACGTTGTAACAAAAATATTCCTCTCTCAGCTCACATAACATGAAAAGTGCCGATGTATCGTGAGACAGAAGAGACACCCACAACAACACATTCACACAGATTAATTCACTTTTAGGAGCCTACCAGTGTGAAGTGGCCAATACTTGATCTTTCGCAGATTGATTCAGGACGTTTTGCTCTGAATGGTTCAGCTCATCTGGATCAGGTAAAAATGAACCTTCCTACTTCGATATAATGCAGTCTGAGTCTGGCCGCATTATTGGACAAGACTTAAATGAGAACCTAGTTGATATTGTCAGAGATTCATTTCCAGTTTAATTTTAAAGCAGAGATTCAGATCCAACCCCACTTAGGGTCCAAGTTACTTGTATTCCAATGTGATTTGATCTGTAAATTTTTCAAGGACTTTAGTAGTTTCTACCTTGAATGAAAATTGTTTTCAATTGATTTGTCATCATATTGTTTGGCTCATGTTTTCGTGCTCTATCTTCAGGCAAGACTTTGGCATTGTGACAGTGGTGGTGATTCGTCCTCCAAGTATCCAACAATAACAGGGTGTGACCGACTGGATGAGGAGTAGATCTGTGATAGATTTTTCACTTGTAACTTGTAGGAGCGCAATGAAACACTAGGACTCAGGCTTAAAGGGgcaacttgggtgtgggatttaggtggttAGGCGGATTTAGGTGGTTAATACACCAGTGTCAAACAAAGGCTGATATTTTATAATGATTTTTGCTGGTGTTGGACATGGCCTGGGACTTTAAGATGGATGTATGGTTCCATTCCAGTCCACGCTGCTTATTGAAGTTCAACGAGGAAAACTCTCAGATATGCTGGGATGCCATTTCTTTTTGAAAACCAAATTATTTCACACCCAGGTTGTCCTTTTGATAGGAAATACCTTGGGATTGCTGTTACTGATAACCCAGGATGACACTGAAGTACCGGTAGATAATAATTTTAGCTGTCGAGGCTTTTGTACCAATGTCTTTGTGCATAGTTTGGATTGTTGTAAATGAATATGATATTAAGCTATAGCCATGAAATCTGTTGTGACTTGTATTATATGCACTTTATTGGATGGGGAGAAAACATAAAACACACTGGTGCGC
This is a stretch of genomic DNA from Lineus longissimus chromosome 2, tnLinLong1.2, whole genome shotgun sequence. It encodes these proteins:
- the LOC135483823 gene encoding uncharacterized protein LOC135483823 isoform X2 translates to MEKPREWTTRGYCDHPGTSKQSVLKDQPSILPFLRASETVRRKPADVVKEEQESGDPEPPDERSVPGQVDERILGSSKIDTGQSVFDRQLGRLRSKTVSRDSFSNFPDLVCSREDLPHPSKLRSGKKGCQRKERTSDDSKVSSHLSQMKKRLNSWEDTPGVLQLMKDRRKKAKLDNVQDQVTKNTIPTPGISGIPPQFYQPVLRRGNPEQETLPQPADGGQQFVSRLSWQDPIGKVLSLADLGSMSALMLPHPNKLRDRTKAEKPHRLKAKQEDRVHDHIAQLKRKLILGENLPAAEFMKEMLPVMSQNPPSPTEGAPAPDLPTLFSPYRPEPSTSQSRLPPSNLWLCPQIDQGNPGTFDLYKENMQPERWYPSAGPSVSLAAPVKESPQQEPTSVKWPILDLSQIDSGRFALNGSAHLDQARLWHCDSGGDSSSKYPTITGCDRLDEE
- the LOC135483823 gene encoding uncharacterized protein LOC135483823 isoform X1 → MEKPREWTTRGYCDHPGTSKQSVLKDQPSILPFLRASETVRRKPADVVKEEQESGDPEPPDERSVPGQVDERILGSSKIDTGQSVFDRQLGRLRSKTVSRDSFSNFPDLVCSREDLPHPSKLRSGKKGCQRKERTSDDSKVSSHLSQMKKRLNSWEDTPGVLQLMKDRRKKAKLDNVQDQVTKNTIPTPGISGIPPQFYQPVLRRGNPEQETLPQPADGGQQFVSRLSWQDPIGKVLSLADLGSMSALMLPHPNKLRYENNEDRTKAEKPHRLKAKQEDRVHDHIAQLKRKLILGENLPAAEFMKEMLPVMSQNPPSPTEGAPAPDLPTLFSPYRPEPSTSQSRLPPSNLWLCPQIDQGNPGTFDLYKENMQPERWYPSAGPSVSLAAPVKESPQQEPTSVKWPILDLSQIDSGRFALNGSAHLDQARLWHCDSGGDSSSKYPTITGCDRLDEE